The proteins below are encoded in one region of Pomacea canaliculata isolate SZHN2017 linkage group LG7, ASM307304v1, whole genome shotgun sequence:
- the LOC112567623 gene encoding uncharacterized protein LOC112567623 — MGFEVLWHFNVTQENQSTRLRAVHCLRNVLCIGQLPFTSIYRLPHTTALNVTEYIKYFNLTAVTCTERHPYTGKENSYSCSVQIIRAPEISCTVHFSTDTVPGEGHCDVHNIYFIERPYTCIWYQLNMKSGEKTKIAHIHVTNYVDHGYHVSGTCTAIISQPTSGQFTYEILLLPEGLRVKAAT; from the exons ATGGGCTTCGAGGTCCTGTGGCACTTCAACGTGACGCAAGAGAACCAGTCGACACGACTGAGGGCAGTTCATTGTCTCAGGAATGTCCTGTGCATCGGACAACTACCTTTCACTAGTATATACAGACTGCCACATACAACTGCACTGAACGTGACGGaatacatcaaatattttaatttgactGCAGTCACCTGCACTGAGCGCCATCCGTACACTGGGAAGGAGAACAGCTACAGCTGCAGTGTACAAATTATAA GAGCTCCAGAAATATCTTGCACAGTTCACTTTTCAACTGATACTGTACCAGGAGAAGGACACTGTGATGTACATAATATCTACTTCATAGAGAGACCATACACATGCATCTGGTATCAATTAAATATG AAAAGtggagaaaagacaaaaattgcCCATATTCATGTAACTAATTATGTAGATCATGGATACCACGTCAGCGGGACGTGCACCGCCATAATCTCTCAGCCCACCAGTGGACAGTTTACTTATGAGATACTTCTCTTGCCGGAGGGTCTACGTGTTAAGGCCGCTACGTAa
- the LOC112569530 gene encoding uncharacterized protein LOC112569530 codes for MFPKVRLYTMGCVMFSILALVLEQTSGVEIVNCGPDKPLVVDETSTHFEVDCVNVNEEFEVFWHFNYTYGDRAMDMKAAHCVKKNKCKNYTRYVNVHSNSYKIVVNIAEFLKYYLLNGITCSERNPHGIESSYTCGIRIKRKLKKYGGVVTKGDFDSKRYKG; via the exons ATGTTTCCAAAAGTCAGACTCTACACCATGGGGTGTGTTATGTTTAGTATTCTGGCCCTTGTACTGGAGCAAACATCAG GAGTGGAGATCGTAAACTGCGGTCCTGATAAGCCCCTAGTAGTGGACGAAACCTCAACACATTTTGAAGTCGACTGTGTGAACGTCAACGAAGAGTTCGAGGTCTTCTGGCACTTCAACTATACATACGGGGACAGAGCCATGGACATGAAGGCAGCACAttgtgtaaagaaaaacaagtgcaAAAACTATACCCGTTATGTTAACGTTCACTCAAACTCATATAAAATTGTTGTGAACATTGCCGAATTCCTCAAGTATTATCTTCTCAATGGAATCACTTGCTCAGAGCGCAACCCGCACGGCATTGAGAGTAGCTACACCTGTGGTATTCGCATCAAACGAAAG CTCAAAAAATATGGTGGAGTCGTCACCAAGGGAGACTTTGACTCAAAGCGTTACAAAGGCTGA
- the LOC112569176 gene encoding uncharacterized protein LOC112569176, producing the protein MMFIIISIIAFVALEKSSALQIQGCTPDIPLVVEDDNPNILISCVNIHHGYDVYWSLSWRRGNLKQHMKAADCLIGDTCLRWLPFIEVERTENTNVLNVTQFVRKRFLLTGVTCRERNPRTGVFNGYTCNITMKIPPIRMLGCGPGTPLQVEEVATNFYVSCVNMHDQDFNVYWYLNWTQVNGPMSMVVADCLTQNPCFRWLPFVEVSKSNATSILNIAGMIQKKLYVNRITCRERHRETLEDYSYTCNIIIIKPPQISCNVESDQHSGVDILHCDITKIHFTEKQYTCTWFQIKENSEDRKKIAEGHVTNYKDDGTHFSGTCTAIVHRLNREHLTYEVLLLPDGLRVNATVHTNE; encoded by the exons ATGATGTTTATTATCATCAGTATTATCGCCTTTGTGGCACTTGAGAAGTCATCAG CCCTACAGATCCAAGGCTGCACCCCTGATATACCCTTGGTAGTGGAAGACGACAACCCAAATATTCTTATCTCTTGCGTGAACATCCACCACGGTTATGATGTCTACTGGTCTCTGAGTTGGAGGCGTGGGAACCTGAAACAGCACATGAAGGCAGCAGACTGCTTAATAGGAGATACCTGCCTAAGATGGCTACCTTTCATCGAAGTAGAGAGAACAGAGAATACAAATGTGTTGAACGTAACACAGTTTGTCAGGAAAAGGTTTCTTCTGACTGGAGTCACTTGCCGAGAACGGAACCCTCGCACCGGGGTATTCAATGGCTACACCTGTAACATCACCATGAAAA TTCCACCTATCCGGATGCTAGGCTGCGGTCCAGGTACTCCATTACAAGTGGAAGAGGTCGCCACAAATTTCTATGTCTCCTGCGTGAACATGCACGACCAAGATTTCAATGTCTACTGGTACCTAAACTGGACACAAGTGAACGGACCAATGTCCATGGTGGTAGCAGACTGTTTAACCCAAAATCCCTGCTTCAGATGGCTCCCTTTCGTCGAAGTAAGCAAATCAAATGCTACAAGTATCCTGAACATTGCCGGAATGATCCAGAAAAAGCTTTATGTAAATAGAATTACTTGCAGAGAACGTCACCGTGAGACCTTGGAGGACTATAGCTACACCTGCAACATAATCATCATTA AACCTCCACAAATATCTTGCAACGTTGAATCTGACCAACACTCTGGAGTCGACATACTACACTGCGATATAACAAAAATCCACTTCACAGAGAAACAGTACACATGCACGTGGTTTCAAATAAAAGAG AATagtgaagacaggaaaaaaattgctgaagGACACGTTACTAATTATAAAGATGACGGCACCCACTTCAGTGGAACATGCACCGCCATAGTCCATCGGCTCAACAGGGAACACTTGACATATGAGGTCCTTCTTCTGCCGGATGGTCTTCGTGTTAACGCCACTGT ACATACCAATGAATGA
- the LOC112569177 gene encoding uncharacterized protein LOC112569177, with protein sequence MSDAISSTHLATRFVKGLNNSQVRRETSRQLADHGSSFADLLKTARRVEREEMCNDREDEIHRLTARVTQLEMEAATRLHTTQQSDFPSEADRHHKHKYLRRQQTRQRGGQRPAAPHDSDGGGGRRRGFCRWFNVAKGWGFITPDNGGQDVFVHHSVIHKAGFRSLGKGEVVEFEPRPSSKGVEATFVCGIRGVKCRGSDRRPISREKFQNKPVQLQQRQPQRRRSQAELQQDRFHERSGRSTCNITSRPVNDSAVYTVRPLVDGPARARSNDIKTAKPSLELEESQLPETQNCQDYDSDEETTFWYTTVPPRQARTTVIPKVTVSVVPEVTVCVMSDVTMPVVPEVTVPVVPDMTVTVIPEVTVPTEHSKLQRLAARQA encoded by the coding sequence ATGAGCGACGCCATATCCAGTACACACCTGGCGACACGCTTTGTGAAAGGACTTAACAACAGCCAGGTCCGACGTGAAACATCCAGACAGCTGGCCGACCATGGGTCTTCTTTTGCCGATCTCCTTAAGACGGCACGAcgggtagagagagaggagatgtgtaatgacagggaggatgagATACATCGTCTGACTGCACGAGTAACACAGTTGGAGATGGAGGCGGCCACCCGACTTCACACGACACAGCAAAGTGATTTCCCCTCCGAGGCTGATcgtcatcacaaacataaatatttgcgacgacagcagacaagacaACGGGGCGGCCAGCGACCAGCAGCTCCCCATGACAGCGATGGTGGAGGGGGCAGAAGGCGaggtttctgcaggtggttcaACGTGGCAAAGGGATGGGGGTTCATCACACCTGATAATGGCGGTCAAGACGTCTTTGTCCACCATTCAGTTATTCACAAGGCAGGCTTCCGCAGCCTAGGCAAAGGTGAAGTGGTGGAATTTGAACCCAGGCCGTCATCCAAGGGCGTGGAAGCCACGTTCGTCTGTGGTATCAGAGGAGTGAAATGCCGAGGCAGTGATCGCCGGCCGATTTCaagagaaaagtttcaaaacaagccGGTGCAACTACAACAGCGGCAACCACAACGACGGCGGAGCCAAGCAGAACTGCAACAGGACAGATTCCATGAGCGGAGCGGCCGGAGTACCTGTAATATCACCAGCCGGCCAGTGAATGACAGTGCTGTGTACACAGTCAGGCCCCTTGTTGACGGCCCTGCACGTGCCCGCAGTAACGACATCAAAACAGCGAAGCCGTCTCTGGAGTTAGAGGAGAGTCAACTGCCGGAGACACAGAATTGTCAAGACTACGACAGTGACGAAGAAACAACGTTTTGGTATACTACTGTCCCACCCCGTCAAGCCAGAACTACAGTGATACCAAAAGTGACAGTTTctgtggttccagaagtgacagtgtgtgtgatgtcagatgtgacaatgcctgtggttccagaagtgacagtgcctgtggtgccagatatgacagtaactgtgattccagaagtgacagtgcctaCAGAGCACAGCAAATTGCAGCGGCTTGCTGCGAGACAGGCATAA
- the LOC112569531 gene encoding uncharacterized protein LOC112569531: MFPKVRIHTMVCVMVIIMAFVVLEQTSGVEILDCGPGTPLVVEETTKHFDINCINIHQGFEVFWYLNWTQDNGPMHMKVVHCFRKTLCLKYLPYVGVQRTPYTVALDIAGFIKFFHLTRVTCTERSRYGTQENSYTCDIIIKSVNGHRNHKE, from the exons ATGTTTCCAAAAGTTAGAATCCACACCATGGTGTGTGTTATGGTTATTATTATGGCCTTTGTGGTACTGGAGCAAACATCAG GAGTAGAGATCCTAGACTGCGGTCCAGGTACCCCCCTAGTAgtggaagaaacaacaaaacattttgatatcaACTGCATAAACATCCATCAAGGTTTCGAGGTCTTCTGGTACTTGAACTGGACGCAAGATAACGGTCCCATGCACATGAAGGTAGTACATTGTTTCAGAAAGACTTTGTGCTTAAAATATCTGCCGTACGTTGGAGTACAGAGAACGCCATACACAGTTGCACTGGACATTGCGGGCTTCATCAAGTTTTTTCACCTCACTCGAGTCACGTGCACAGAACGCAGCCGGTACGGCACTCAGGAAAATAGCTACACCTGTGATATAATCATAAAAA GTGTTAATGgacacagaaatcacaaagagTGA